The following are encoded in a window of Drosophila simulans strain w501 chromosome 3L, Prin_Dsim_3.1, whole genome shotgun sequence genomic DNA:
- the LOC6737484 gene encoding uncharacterized protein LOC6737484 isoform X11, with protein MGKCVSRQSAPLHELASPDAQHHQSVLTIALSHEDLAQAHKIWQRLTGSNEYIAAGPTSQQEEEPFYYTISRQRQPEQQQQREQELEQAVLHIESLYNDAAIAPAEPATSASEPEYSTCQEFLLHELLQVIEEHAATTSATNHILNQSRIRPEPQLPVENNGWLALGQAESKKQGSKSGRRQHNGNGNSNGNPTEAMEQNQTVHTKGTAMSFGFRKKLNGTPKKFKKLLEGGDKSATRTDTKDDNGNAAVPIHFEKVGAAAVQKAGTLATGAAGGRFGYRGAVPRPSSAGFTAPSEDSESESMANAQNNINNNNNNNNGRGAENGPVLVSNLKRRSKSAHAGRSGDGEPKIAQPKTLTFNLNQNTTIEYQRRQFFGEIADETSGSGSGSGTGSRAVQPRYNYNNLASMHANVIVRPTPRPTPASYAKFTLQTVSLPRPEYPVAISLTATTPTTPSSSVQSPVPAHSTGARAKDISTSSRQHPLTSVHVQPQSRHLDQKSVKQLTNNSTRRGFSGSREISADSGIASMDMALDSSSGSSVGSKRSRSRPRNLKMVMSGRHTFEVRDADDPPSSESNSFVEPLALPKLPTDGSQSIPLPLLGLVRSNTVLSRESYERRQAETPGSQDQQESEKPKTSGSDESESVDEEKLYLDSSTSEKSAKHQSQSSVASTWRHQAGESLAAQDCSSMSMSISSDTHAHENPRDNDKEEDMSLGLDEISLINTDMQFSTISSMTETPPKVGQESLLNLHLVDNREAGTSRPRSFNNALNESKFAELALASSSCLLLDDETSPTDSLVSSTEDSEEAGGKLQKHKLNEERQQKDIDDIDIDDISPVLELDLDPPGGRSPISPGTPTHASHSLSLGSDCGNLIDDEIADQPALLCNSEAHEVATDTPTLMETLTHTQTGSLRSLKSQSKARTALQQAIELSLRTPAAVRKAVMDRAESLDTLSPCESICSDDLMMDFDMNSSVDSIDHMANSTGRSRSGSDLHKIGGQEIDPMQAETEAELLSELERRGSDVMKELNTLLRGRRQRGGPRERISAQLPARATRLLNRSRLQDQQLAGNDSDNSLRSSHSGGASAAARKRSTANSRTSSGSTASLPRQRHLQQQHLGLGGGAGGGGGGGGATASGTSTQRCGGELHSSSDDLMLYDKSFRNAMIQDVLQFKKQLLRLRRILQEPQKEPDFDLKLTETLNPFENDNVQLFAACGLDSKQLNDIDLASLTSSTTEDPLQELSDLRRQVVYLQGQVDDRDRTIRLQRDLIEQLEAEKRQKASHGPGSGGDQAKELISMATQTERK; from the exons ATGGGCAAGTGTGTCTCCCGGCAGTCGGCTCCGCTCCACGAACTCGCATCCCCAGACGCGCAGCATCATCAATCTGTATTGACAATCGCACTGTCCCACGAAGATTTGGCCCAGGCACACAAAATCTGGCAACGGTTGACAGGGAGTAATGAATACATTGCAGCCGGGCCAACCTcccagcaggaggaggaaccCTTTTATTACACTATAAGCCGGCAAAGGCaaccggagcagcagcaacagcgggagcaggagctggagcaggccGTGTTGCACATCGAGTCCCTTTACAATGATGCCGCCATCGCCCCAGCGGAACCAGCGACATCAGCCAGCGAACCGGAGTACTCCACTTGCCAGGAATTCCTGCTGCACGAACTGCTGCAGGTCATCGAGGAGCATGCAGCCACCACCTCCGCGACCAACCACATCCTGAATCAGTCCCGAATCAGGCCAGAACCTCAATTACCCGTCGAGAACAACGGCTGGCTGGCGTTG GGACAGGCGGAGAGCAAGAAGCAGGGCAGCAAGTCGGGTCGCCGCCAGCACAATGGCAACGGAAATAGTAATGGCAATCCCACGGAGGCCATGGAACAGAATCAGACGGTGCACACCAAAGGCACCGCCATGTCCTTTGGCTTCCGCAAAAAGCTCAATGGGACGCCCAAGAAGTTCAAGAAACTCCTGGAAGGCGGCGACAAAAGCGCAACTCGCACAGACACAAAGGATGACAACGGAAATGCAG CTGTTCCCATTCACTTCGAGAAAGTAGGCGCCGCCGCTGTCCAGAAAGCTGGGACTTTGGCGACAGGTGCGGCCGGCGGACGTTTCGGTTATCGTGGggcggtgccacgcccctcctcTGCAGGCTTCACTGCGCCCAGTGAAgattccgaatcggaatcgatgGCCAATGCCCagaacaacatcaacaacaacaataacaataataatggACGTGGAGCGGAGAATGGTCCGGTGTTGGTGAGCAATT TGAAACGCCGCTCCAAGAGCGCACACGCCGGACGATCCGGCGATGGGGAGCCCAAAATAGCCCAGCCCAAGACGCTGACGTTCAACCTGAATCAGAACACCACCATCGAGTACCAGCGGCGTCAGTTCTTCGGCGAGATCGCGGACGAAACGTCGGGTTCCGGATCCGGATCGGGAACGGGATCGAGAGCCGTGCAGCCGAGATATAACTACAACAACCTGGCCAGCATGCATGCCAATGTCAT AGTTCGCCCCACACCGCGACCCACTCCAGCCAGCTATGCCAAGTTCACCCTGCAGACAGTGAGCCTGCCCAGGCCGGAGTACCCGGTGGCCATCAGTTTGACGGCCACCACACCAACCACGCCCAGCAGCAGTGTGCAGTCACCCGTGCCCGCCCATTCGACAGGTGCCAGGGCCAAGGACATTTCGACCAGTTCCAGGCAACATCCTTTGACTTCAGTCCATGTCCAACCACAGTCGCGTCATCTTGACCAGAAGAGCGTGAAGCAGCTAACGAATAACTCCACGCGACGAGGATTCTCCGGAAGCAGGGAGATAAGCGCCGATTCTGGGATAGCCAGCATGGACATGGCTTTGGACAGCAGCTCGGGCAGCTCGGTGGGTTCCAAGCGGAGTCGAAGCAGACCAAGGAACCTGAAGATGGTGATGAGTGGACGGCACACATTCGAGGTGCGCGATGCCGATGATCCGCCATCCAGTGAGTCCAACTCCTTTGTGGAACCGTTGGCATTGCCAAAGTTACCCACTGATGGCAGTCAGAGTATTCCACTGCCATTACTGGGCTTGGTGCGATCCAATACGGTGTTGAGTCGGGAGTCTTACGAGCGACGCCAGGCGGAAACTCCAGGGTCCCAGGATCAGCAGGAATCGGAAAAACCCAAGACCAGCGGCTCCGATGAAAGCGAGAGTGTGGATGAAGAGAAACTCTACTTGGACTCGTCCACCTCCGAAAAGAGTGCCAAACATCAGAGCCAATCGTCAGTGGCCTCCACTTGGCGCCACCAGGCGGGTGAATCTCTGGCCGCCCAGGATTGCAGCAGCATGAGCATGAGCATCAGTAGCGACACCCACGCCCACGAAAATCCGCGCGATAATGACAAGGAGGAAGACATGTCCTTGGGTCTGGATGAGATCAGTCTGATCAACACCGACATGCAGTTTAGCACAATCT CTTCAATGACGGAAACTCCACCCAAAGTGGGTCAGGAGTCCCTGCTCAATCTCCACCTGGTGGACAATCGGGAGGCAGGCACCTCGCGTCCCCGCTCCTTCAACAATGCTCTTAATGAATCGAAGTTTGCCGAGCTGGCTCTGGCCAGTAGTAGTTGCCTCCTGTTGGACGATGAGACATCGCCCACAGATAGTTTGGTCAGCAGCACCGAGGATTCCGAGGAGGCTGGTGGCAAGTTGCAAAAGCACAAGCTCAATGAGGAGCGTCAGCAGAAGGATATCGATGACATCGACATAGATGATATTTCACCGGTTCTCGAACTGGATCTGGATCCTCCAGGTGGACGAAGTCCCATTTCACCCGGCACTCCCACTCATGCATCTCATTCCCTTTCTTTGGGTTCGGATTGTGGAAATCTCATAGATGATGAGATTGCCGATCAGCCAGCTCTGCTGTGCAACAGTGAAGCCCATGAGGTGGCCACCGATACGCCCACATTGATGGAAACCCTTACCCACACGCAAACAGGATCCCTGAGATCCTTGAAGAGTCAGTCGAAGGCACGTACCGCCTTGCAGCAGGCCATCGAGTTGAGTTTGAGGACTCCGGCAGCGGTGCGAAAGGCAGTTATGGATCGAGCCGAATCCTTGGATACTCTATCGCCCTGCGAATCCATTTGCTCCGATGACCTGATGATGGACTTCGATATGAACAGCAGCGTGGACTCCATCGATCACATGGCCAATTCAACGGGACGCAGTCGCAGTGGCTCGGATCTTCACAAGATTGGTGGTCAGGAAATCGATCCCATGCAGGCGGAAACTGAGGCGGAACTTCTATCCGAGTTGGAGCGCAGGGGCAGTGATGTGATGAAGGAGCTCAATACTTTGCTGCGAGGAAGGAGACAGCGCGGAGGACCAAGGGAGAGGATTAG CGCCCAATTGCCTGCGCGTGCCACCAGATTGCTGAACCGTTCCCGTCTGCAGGACCAACAGCTCGCCGGCAACGATTCGGATAACAGCTTGAGGTCATCCCACAGCGGCGGAGCTTCGGCGGCGGCCAGGAAGCGCAGCACGGCCAACTCAAGGACCTCGTCGGGTTCCACGGCCAGCCTGCCCCGTCAGCGtcacctgcagcagcagcatctgggATTGGGtggcggagcaggaggtggaggtggaggtggtggagcCACTGCGTCCGGTACATCCACCCAGAGGTGCGGGGGAGAGCTGCACAGCTCGTCGGACGATCTAATGTTGTATGACAAGTCCTTCCGCAATGCGATGATCCAGGATGTGCTGCAGTTCAAGAAGCAGCTGCTCCGACTGCGGCGAATACTCCAGGAG CCCCAAAAGGAGCCAGATTTTGATTTAAAGCTG ACGGAAACGCTCAATCCCTTCGAGAACGACAACGTCCAGCTGTTCGCCGCCTGCGGATTGGATAGCAAGCAACTGAATGACATCGATCTGGCCAGTCTGACCTCGTCCACGACGGAGGATCCGCTACAGGAGCTATCGGATCTACGTAGACAGGTGGTTTACCTTCAG GGTCAAGTGGACGATCGTGATCGCACCATTCGCCTGCAGCGCGATCTCATCGAGCAACTGGAGGCCGAGAAGAGGCAGAAGGCTTCGCATGGACCTGGATCTGGCGGGGATCAGGCCAAGGAGCTCATCAGCATGGCCACCCAAACGGAGCGG